A window of Chrysiogenia bacterium contains these coding sequences:
- a CDS encoding ribonuclease J — MPWQDLPEQLRFPDDDSLRVIPLGGLGEVGMNLMVYETRGRILIVDCGTMFPGDDYLGTQYLIPDLTYLKENAERIEAVFLTHGHEDHIGALPFLLQEGIRVPLYGTRLTLGLLRPKLTEWGLNVGNLCELVEAGERYQLGPFEIETIPVTHSIPDALSLAITTPQGVVFHTGDFKIDPTPPGSQRIDLARMREIGDAGVLALLSDSTNVGRAGRTGSELKVGPALTDLMRGHEGRVFIATFSTNVDRLQQVIDAAHATGRRVALMGRSMQSVSRVARQLGFLKFPPRTVTTPEKLEKLSPGKVCYVVTGSQGERSSALARIARGEHTQIDLCEDDLLVFSARAIPGNEDSIGKLINAAHAVGARVVQDRDESVHVSGHAARDEQRQMIEMIRPKFFIPVHGETRMLVPHGELARECGVENVIHIEDGAVLRVTREAAEIEGRVPAGARAVDAGTGLMLGAQELHDRHFLGNHGLLVATVSVDPRRRALAAPPAFEMRGLARNGHTDDALTGVVNRAISEYYQEASGYDSLEEALIQSLRRHWRRHSSTVIPYILPVVIERASSSS; from the coding sequence TTGCCCTGGCAGGACCTGCCCGAGCAATTGCGCTTCCCCGATGACGATTCCCTTCGTGTGATCCCGCTGGGCGGTCTCGGTGAGGTTGGAATGAACCTCATGGTCTACGAGACCCGCGGGCGCATTCTGATCGTCGATTGCGGGACCATGTTTCCCGGCGACGATTACCTGGGCACCCAGTATCTCATCCCCGACCTGACCTATCTCAAGGAAAACGCCGAGCGCATCGAGGCGGTCTTTCTCACCCACGGGCACGAGGACCACATCGGCGCGCTTCCCTTTCTCCTGCAGGAAGGCATTCGCGTCCCGCTCTACGGCACGCGGCTGACGCTTGGCCTGCTGCGTCCCAAGCTCACCGAGTGGGGGCTCAACGTGGGCAACCTGTGCGAGCTGGTCGAGGCAGGCGAGCGCTACCAGCTCGGGCCCTTTGAGATCGAGACCATCCCCGTGACCCACTCGATTCCCGACGCCCTCTCGCTGGCGATCACCACGCCGCAGGGGGTGGTCTTCCACACCGGCGATTTCAAGATCGACCCCACCCCGCCGGGCTCGCAGCGCATCGACCTGGCGCGCATGCGCGAGATCGGCGACGCGGGCGTGCTCGCCCTGCTCTCGGACTCCACCAACGTGGGTCGCGCCGGGCGCACGGGCTCGGAGCTCAAGGTGGGCCCGGCGCTCACTGATCTCATGCGCGGCCACGAAGGGCGCGTCTTCATTGCGACCTTCTCCACCAACGTCGACCGCCTCCAGCAGGTGATCGATGCCGCCCATGCCACCGGGCGGCGCGTCGCGCTCATGGGGCGCAGCATGCAGTCGGTCTCGCGTGTGGCGCGCCAGCTCGGCTTTCTGAAATTTCCGCCCAGGACGGTGACCACGCCCGAGAAGCTCGAAAAGCTCTCCCCCGGCAAGGTCTGCTACGTCGTCACCGGCAGCCAGGGCGAGCGCTCGAGCGCGCTCGCGCGCATTGCCCGCGGCGAGCACACACAGATCGACCTTTGCGAGGACGACCTGCTCGTCTTCTCGGCCCGCGCCATTCCCGGCAACGAGGATTCCATCGGCAAGCTCATCAACGCCGCCCACGCCGTGGGCGCGCGCGTCGTTCAGGACCGCGATGAGAGCGTCCATGTCTCGGGCCACGCCGCCCGCGACGAGCAGCGGCAGATGATCGAGATGATCCGGCCGAAGTTCTTTATCCCGGTCCACGGCGAGACCCGGATGCTCGTGCCCCACGGCGAGCTGGCCCGCGAGTGCGGGGTGGAGAACGTGATCCACATCGAGGACGGCGCCGTTCTCAGGGTCACTCGGGAGGCGGCCGAGATCGAGGGCCGCGTCCCGGCGGGCGCCCGGGCGGTGGATGCGGGCACGGGCCTGATGCTCGGGGCGCAGGAACTCCACGACCGGCATTTTCTGGGCAACCACGGCCTGCTCGTGGCCACGGTGAGCGTGGACCCCCGGCGCCGCGCCCTGGCGGCTCCCCCGGCCTTCGAGATGCGGGGGCTGGCACGAAACGGTCACACCGACGACGCACTCACAGGGGTGGTCAATCGGGCAATTTCCGAGTATTATCAAGAAGCTAGCGGTTACGACTCGCTGGAAGAGGCGCTCATCCAGAGCCTGCGGCGCCACTGGCGCAGGCACAGCTCCACGGTGATCCCCTACATCCTGCCGGTCGTGATCGAGCGCGCGTCTTCCTCTTCCTGA
- a CDS encoding C40 family peptidase, protein MQHRSLKTSSSRRERLRALFAALVVILGALWMDGALAESPREVYEREINRRLDADDGLTKEERARWRENLLAGFESAFDNMVSEREYMLDAVDTIFHIMIEGIFAELPPAQVVPVARAAFDARKTGAPAAAVEGIAQYGLSDYVRDQGIEISALEIAGWASGSEAAKRVGVPDFIAEDFVAQALEARWGIDRYVQLNGALIRAVTEGHDAEVAGRYLLISMELGEKSAEEIVAEMEPYLQKVRREKAGEKLKEMRERQEEEQGSGEPAKPKTQPKTETRTALSPVPGQYNPFAGQRTPGAAQPAAPQRPATSTASNPRKPASSGPLMGVVPAAPAKQQTAAAKPNKPAEQAPRSTAPVSSQLVSAKPNAIVGLVSRSALDAEIDTWIGTPYKWGGTKKVYGADCSGFTQGSLRAVKIGIPRVSRDQAQVGRYLNADGARNLSYGDLVFFDTTGRGTKSRVSHVGVYLQNGRMAHASSSKGIMKTDFTRRYYQSKYMFGRRVTQFTR, encoded by the coding sequence ATGCAGCACCGCAGCCTCAAAACCTCTTCGAGCCGCCGCGAGCGGCTCCGCGCGCTCTTTGCCGCGCTCGTGGTGATCCTCGGCGCGCTCTGGATGGACGGTGCTCTGGCCGAGTCCCCGCGCGAGGTCTACGAGCGCGAGATCAACCGCCGCCTGGATGCCGACGACGGGCTTACCAAGGAGGAGCGCGCGCGCTGGCGCGAGAACCTGCTCGCCGGCTTCGAGAGTGCCTTCGACAACATGGTGAGCGAGCGCGAGTACATGCTCGATGCTGTGGACACGATCTTCCACATCATGATCGAGGGAATCTTTGCAGAGCTTCCGCCCGCGCAGGTCGTTCCCGTGGCCCGCGCGGCCTTCGACGCAAGAAAGACCGGCGCGCCGGCGGCCGCCGTGGAGGGCATCGCCCAGTACGGGCTCTCCGACTACGTGCGCGATCAGGGCATCGAGATCAGCGCGCTGGAGATCGCCGGGTGGGCTTCGGGCTCCGAGGCGGCCAAGCGCGTGGGGGTTCCCGATTTTATCGCCGAAGACTTTGTCGCCCAGGCTCTCGAAGCCCGCTGGGGCATTGACCGTTACGTCCAGCTCAACGGCGCACTCATCCGGGCCGTCACCGAGGGACACGACGCCGAGGTGGCCGGGCGCTACCTGCTCATCTCCATGGAACTGGGCGAGAAAAGCGCCGAGGAAATCGTCGCGGAGATGGAGCCCTACCTGCAGAAAGTCCGGCGCGAGAAGGCCGGCGAGAAGCTCAAGGAAATGCGCGAGCGTCAGGAAGAAGAGCAGGGGAGCGGCGAGCCCGCCAAACCAAAGACGCAGCCCAAAACAGAAACGCGCACGGCCCTGAGCCCCGTGCCCGGCCAGTACAATCCCTTTGCCGGCCAGCGAACTCCCGGCGCTGCGCAGCCGGCAGCGCCCCAGCGCCCGGCGACTTCGACCGCGAGCAATCCCAGAAAGCCCGCCTCCTCGGGGCCGCTCATGGGCGTCGTCCCGGCGGCACCGGCCAAACAACAGACCGCCGCGGCGAAGCCAAACAAACCCGCCGAGCAGGCCCCGCGCAGCACCGCACCGGTAAGTAGCCAGCTCGTCTCGGCAAAACCCAACGCCATCGTGGGCCTTGTCTCGCGTAGCGCGCTCGATGCCGAGATCGATACGTGGATCGGAACGCCCTACAAGTGGGGCGGCACGAAAAAAGTCTACGGCGCCGACTGCTCGGGCTTTACCCAGGGATCGCTGCGCGCGGTGAAGATCGGCATCCCGCGCGTCTCGCGCGATCAGGCCCAGGTGGGCCGTTACCTCAACGCCGACGGCGCGCGCAACCTCAGCTACGGCGACCTGGTGTTCTTCGACACCACCGGGCGCGGCACCAAGAGCCGCGTCTCCCACGTGGGCGTCTAC